A portion of the Pagrus major chromosome 8, Pma_NU_1.0 genome contains these proteins:
- the malt3 gene encoding mucosa-associated lymphoid tissue lymphoma translocation protein 1, translating to MTGSRPNPCRIMIREIVIVRHPVSVCVPVNHQVTLSVRAEGTGILKYQWFTSDEELRGSTEADLTIKAKDTKLYVCRVHDHRANYEFSEWAKVKVLDIDKSGLPVHWQGEPHIAVNPKPQTVRQGTKLTLRCTAFGIPTPHYQWYRNGQPLLDKTGDTLQIDHTTAEHGGSYLCSISNVLEERWTEAVDVDIVLPVLTDQLPPAALTATDKVALLIGNLNYTNHPNLMAPVMDVHELANLLQQLGFRVVSLLDLTKEEMVAAIEKFTQLLDRGVYGLFYYAGHGYEHAGRNYLVAVDAPQPYRPENCVCVQRVMLSMQKRRTALSVILLDTCRKWYNQDCIPSGIMPLGPTGNTVYGYATCEDAEAFEVQDGGKSTGIFTKYLNEHILQTDKVTHVLERVSEDLSRDPLVRGKQGVEIKHTLKEARSLADPVRTAGHTRELHLRDACWKRANELPRKKRLMFLCGVEVEVSFSALFSNVLVAFATVKTTGPRTQDCTVTLSSKPPMEDIFSGPGRSDEMDSLLFKTSDNPDCTLRLCGLQKLKESLLIKVDLHYTHKDSKLRQTESQQVDIGEPLVASWKLYRRNQTTATKKQEGACAQSMGNISSSKPPLHHSQAGPCRPFTRKAVCAAKVAVTRSNEPEENDETELHCFAHRH from the exons ATGACTGGATCCCGACCCAACCCCTGTCGAATAATGATCAGAG AAATTGTCATAGTGCGCCaccctgtctctgtgtgtgtgcctgtgaacCATCAGGTGACTCTGAGTGTCCGTGCTGAGGGCACAGGTATCCTCAAATACCAGTGGTTCACTAGTGATGAAGAG CTTCGTGGTAGCACCGAGGCAGACCTGACCATCAAAGCTAAAGACACTAAGCTCTATGTGTGCCGAGTGCATGACCACCGTGCTAACTACGAGTTCAGTGAATGGGCGAAAGTGAAGGTGTTGGACATCGATAAGTCAG GTTTGCCGGTACACTGGCAGGGTGAGCCACACATTGCTGTCAACCCTAAACCCCAGACAGTCCGACAAGGTACGAAACTCACCCTCCGCTGCACTGCCTTTGGCATCCCCACTCCTCACTATCAGTGGTACAGAAATGGACAGCCACTGCTGGACAAGACTGGTGACACTCTGCAG ATTGACCACACAACGGCCGAACATGGAGGCTCATACCTGTGCTCCATATCTAACGTGCTGGAGGAGAGATGGACTGAAGCAGTCGATGTTGACATAG TCCTTCCAGTGCTGACTGATCAGCTTCCTCCTGCAGCACTCACAG CCACTGATAAAGTTGCCCTCCTTATTGGCAACTTGAATTACACCAACCACCCTAACTTGATGGCCCCTGTTATGGATGTACATGAGCTGGCCaacctcctgcagcagcttggCTTCAGAGTCGTTTCTCTGCTGGATCTCACCAAGGAGGAGATGGTGGCCGCTATTGAAAAGTTCACCCAGCTCCTTGACAGAGGAGTTTATG GCCTTTTCTACTATGCGGGTCATGGGTATGAGCATGCTGGGAGGAATTACTTGGTAGCTGTTGATGCTCCACAACCATATCGACCTgaaaactgtgtgtgcgtgcagagGGTCATGCTCAGCATGCAGAAAAGACGCACTGCACTGAGTGTGATCCTACTGGATACCTGTAGAAAGTG GTACAACCAGGATTGCATTCCTTCAGGCATCATGCCACTGGGACCCACTGGGAATACTGTTTACGGTTATGCCAC ATGTGAAGATGCGGAGGCTTTTGAGGTCCAGGACGGAGGGAAAAGTACTGGAATCTTCACTAAGTACTTGAACGAGCACATCCTACAGACCGACAAAGTCACACACGTCTTGGAGAGGGTGTCTGAGG ATCTGAGCAGAGACCCTCTTGTCAGAGGTAAGCAGGGGGTGGAGATCAAACACACCCTGAAGGAAGCTCGATCCCTTGCAGACCCAGTTCGGACCGCTGGCCACACAAGGGAGCTACACCTGCGAGATGCCTGCTGGAAACGAGCAAATG AGCTACCACGGAAGAAGCGGCTAATGTTTCTTTGCGGAGTGGAAGTGGAAGTCAGCTTCTCGGCTTTGTTCTCTAATGTGTTGGTGGCTTTTGCCACTGTGAAGACCACAGGCCCCCGGACCCAGGACTGCACGGTCACTCTGAGTAGCAAACCt CCGATGGAGGACATATTTTCCGGCCCTGGCAGGTCAGATGAGATGGACTCTTTACTATTTAAGACATCAGATAATCCAGACTGCACTCTACGACTTTGTGGTCTTCAAAAGCTGAAG GAGTCTCTGCTCATAAAGGTGGATCTACACTATACTCACAAGGACAGTAAACTGCGCCAGACAGAAAGTCAACAGGTGGACATAGGAGAGCCTCTGGTGGCATCTTGGAAACTGTACAGGAGGAATCAAACAACAGCAACCAAGAAACAAGAAGGTGCCTGTGCTCAAAGTATGGGCAACATTTCAAGCAGCAAACCACCACTGCATCACAGTCAGGCTGGACCATGTCGCCCTTTCACCAGAAAGGCAGTGTGCGCTGCTAAAGTAGCAGTCACACGGAGCAACGAACCTGAAGAGAACGATGAGACCGAACTGCATTGCTTTGCTCATCGACATTAG
- the alpk3a gene encoding alpha-protein kinase 3 encodes MTSRRPMTRTYSGNGRTSSFSEEDSSSSNGRPESRNTYLSNVRPENRSTLCSVMAQLTEDIQPSFETTVKSKAVSENCNVKFSCVVSGYPAPELKWYKDDMEMDRYCGLPKYEIRRNGKTHTLHIYNCTLDDAAIYQASASNSKGIVSCSGVLEVGTMNEYKIHQRFFAKLKQKAEKKRSELEAQTKKGDKENIQEKRQSSPERPPRKRHIPQPEELPKVKEPEAVEQLGAAAEPNGVSAEVKETVPVTSKDSDLAAKKKPKITNGVDTGVNNGSSSTSSSNGRSHMMGNGGENCYDGGIGLAQFLAETLQAQTAEEKQNSPRGEKPKEIDTPVVSASKEKEREQERMRKESEEQEKAREEECEREKRREEELTTDVRESERPVAMSYTVPYTKHGSEVKHHSKAHKDQDHHNIQASISSMLHSVKDFLFGKGKKDSHDYVENKEREFDQLPSQPEMPPSFQLQPEHNQVCKPLAEDVVPMETDEPKQPSETVDIEQQSELNEYKAAESREESKGQSVKEAEDAGEAMEVSVGPGVSSPGEEMSLSGLQALTKAESQAVSVVKEVSVHQQEPGCLVVSPQPIHQAATNESSPKEDISVLPQTQTPNEEESSPTPTLTSLEESWTPPYSVISGSDSHNLGETPTDTLQEEDKSGDKIGKDVQPEEAEEGLSSKKLSEEEKAEVKSNKQPRSVINRSEITELTTSSLEESIKLCESKTPDQVLLPTSTVAAYSVERDHVKEAEHASLIQEMNIGFPPTAAPESLEKGDLKIQQECASSILEESAEVQNVSTIQSPNSGFKGSEERSELKEVLISALEKDLDVSSCKKTQEPAILEGKSSEARNESLPFEVETEKDPMKVEKFDESDSDSERPQDWPSENIPQIQISTTEDTPDIKPAVPDVNPNKQFVIPKIAIMDPELKECSLPLTILSQNKQESMAAVMQKHDATHVSAVIPQDQGKADSQSLLPTQKGMTNDYIKPNAPDVNPNEHFVIPKIEIMEPELKECTLPPAILSQNNQKSESAIMPKHDATHVSAVITQDQGKADSQSLLPTQKGMTNDYNKPNAPDVNPNEHFVIPKIEIMEPELKECTLPPTILSQNKQKSESAIMPKHDATHVSVAMIQDQSMADSSSLLPTQKGMQNDYNLSPTDKVKEIAQLGDKTETFERDQARMKSSEQLPQMDFASIPLISVSCTDDKEDDGYVNTHVSDTPQPFETSAVPSFVVPPISVTCHESDSALTLSTQSESETETSAATQRGTKHDVENSMTIKPEKTQSRKQNLEEMSEKMIKESPSSMLFEGLIPKVGENGPSFSKTTEDNIVPETLKTKPLKEPKIENSVSVEDLQRNRSSGERLCSKPPTHPSLSPASLRKFMSRSSPDSDTVGDRQSDKVDDDLSGGSTPTSSLSCESSPRLKRRDSLSLIRSATPEELASGARRKIFIPKPKEDVEGAVVGALDTQGKKESPYMSPSQARRAALLQAPTGQNTPPMERRSPLLSRRKVTLEVPKVVEETPTEEPVSTKREEKPAEKKLDPLKAPQVIRKIRGEPFPDASGHLKLWCQFFNVLSDSTIKWFRDEEEILELKRSGGDESQVALAIVLASSQDCGVYGCSISNEYGTDTTDFLLSEDILSEILLKDDLEVGEEIEMTPLLFSRGLADSGNWGDKYFGRIMTEAVNIGEGCAHKTSRVKVIYGLDPIFESGSACIIKVQNPIPYGTKQESNLAERNIEITKQECKVQNMIREYCKIFAAEARVIENFGCSLEVIPQYLMYRPANSVPYATVEADLKGAFLRYCTMDPKGKLITRTASEVEQKCSTLQHWIHQWTHGNLLVTRLDGVETKITNVKVVTKSKGYQGLTEYGSPEVFEQFLTHHQCNYYCGLLGLRSLKTMDSLQPTKIKGSRSPLLNRKLGSNSPQLQRKGQSPQMIRKANSSPKVPRKVQETEDNKSGAKPMPAETVDVLEMR; translated from the exons ATGACTTCCAGAAGGCCTATGACTCGCACTTATTCTGGCAATGGGAGGACAAGCAGCTTCAGTGAAGAGGACAGCAGCTCTTCCAATGGCCGCCCAGAAAGTCGTAATACTTACCTCTCAAATGTTAGGCCTGAAAACAG GAGCACGTTGTGCAGCGTCATGGCTCAGCTGACCGAGGACATTCAGCCCTCCTTTGAGACCACCGTGAAATCAAAGGCAGTGTCAGAAAACTGTAATGTGAAGTTCAGCTGTGTGGTATCAG GTTACCCAGCTCCAGAACTGAAATGGTATAAAGATGATATGGAAATGGACCGATATTGTGGACTCCCAAAATATGAAATTCGCCGTAACGGAAAAACCCACACCCTTCATATTTACAA ctgCACATTGGATGATGCAGCTATCTACCAGGCCTCAGCCAGCAATAGCAAAGGTATTGTTTCCTGCTCGGGAGTTCTGGAGGTTGGCACCATGAATGAGTATAAGATCCACCAGAGGTTCTTTGCCAAGCTGAAGCagaaagcagagaagaagaggagcgaATTGGAGGCGCAGACCAAGAAGGGGgataaagaaaacattcaagAGAAGCGGCAGAGTAGTCCGGAACGTCCACCAAGAAAGCGACACATCCCCCAACCAGAGGAGCTGCCAAAGGTCAAGGAGCCTGAGGCTGTGGAGCAACttggagctgctgcagaaccAAATGGCGTTAGCGCCGAAGTCAAGGAAACTGTCCCTGTGACATCCAAAGACAGTGACCTTGCTGCCAAAAAGAAACCAAAGATCACAAATGGTGTAGATACTGGGGTTAACAACGGCAGCAGCAGTACCAGCAGTAGCAATGGCAGAAGCCATATGATGGGGAATGGAGGTGAGAACTGTTATGATGGAGGAATTGGTTTAGCACAATTTCTGGCAGAGACTCTCCAGGCCCAGACTgctgaggaaaaacagaacTCACCTCGAGGGGAGAAACCTAAAGAAATTGATACACCTGTTGTAAGTGCCagtaaagagaaagagagagagcaagagaggatGCGAAAAGAGAGTGAAGAACAAGAAAAAGCACGAGAGgaagagtgtgagagagagaaaaggagagaagaagaactGACCACAGATGTCAGAGAAAGTGAGAGGCCAGTGGCGATGTCATATACAGTACCATACACAAAACATGGTTCAGAGGTCAAACATCACAGCAAGGCTCATAAGGATCAGGACCACCACAACATCCAGGCATCCATCTCCTCTATGCTCCACTCAGTCAAGGACTTCCTCTTCGGTAAGGGTAAGAAGGACTCTCATGATTATGTTGAGAACAAGGAGAGAGAGTTTGACCAATTGCCTTCTCAACCGGAAATGCCACCATCCTTTCAGCTCCAACCAGAGCATAATCAAGTGTGCAAGCCCCTTGCAGAGGACGTTGTGCCTATGGAAACAGATGAACCAAAGCAGCCTTCAGAAACTGTGGATATAGAACAACAGTCGGAGCTAAACGAATATAAGGCAGCCGAGAGCAGAGAGGAGTCCAAAGGCCAGAGTGTCAAGGAGGCTGAGGATGCTGGAGAGGCCATGGAGGTGTCTGTTGGGCCAGGGGTCAGCAGTCCAGGTGAAGAAATGTCATTGTCCGGGCTTCAAGCTCTCACTAAG GCTGAATCTCAGGCAGTCTCTGTTGTCAAAGAGGTTTCTGTACACCAGCAAGAGCCAGGTTGCCTGGTAGTTTCACCACAACCTATTCATCAGGCTGCAACAAATGAGTCTTCACCTAAGGAAGATATATCTGTCTTGCCACAAACCCAAACCCCTAATGAAGAGGAATCCTCCCCCACACCCACCCTCACTAGTTTGGAAGAAAGCTGGACTCCCCCCTACAGTGTTATCTCAGGGTCAGACAGCCACAACCTTGGAGAAACACCCACTGATACTTTGCAAGAAGAGGATAAGAGTGGTGATAAGATTGGCAAAGATGTTCAaccagaggaagcagaggagggcCTTTCTTCTAAAAAGTTAAGTGAGGAAGAGAAAGCTGAAGTGAAATCAAACAAACAGCCACGCTCAGTTATAAACAGATCTGAGATTACAGAATTAACGACATCTTCACTGGAAGAGAGCATAAAGCTGTGCGAATCTAAAACACCAGATCAGGTGCTTCTACCCACGTCTACTGTGGCAGCGTACAGTGTAGAGAGAGATCATGTAAAAGAAGCTGAACATGCTTCTCTGATTCAGGAAATGAATATAGGATTTCCGCCCACTGCCGCCCCGGAGAGTTTAGAGAAGGGTGACCTAAAAATACAGCAAGAATGTGCCTCTTCAATACTAGAGGAAAGCGCAGAGGTCCAAAACGTCAGTACAATACAGAGTCCTAACTCAGGTTTTAAAGGCAGTGAAGAGAGAAGTGAATTGAAAGAGGTATTGATTTCTGCTTTAGAGAAAGATTTAGATGTTAGTTCATGCAAGAAAACACAAGAGCCGGCAATTTTAGAAGGTAAGAGCAGTGAAGCAAGGAATGAGAGTTTACCATTTGAAGTGGAGACAGAGAAGGATCCAATGAAAGTAGAGAAGTTTGATGAgtcagacagtgacagtgagagACCACAGGATTGGCCTTCAGAGAATATTCCACAAATCCAAATATCTACTACTGAAGACACCCCAGATATTAAACCAGCTGTGCCAGATGTAAACCCAAATAAACAATTTGTAATCCCAAAAATTGCAATAATGGACCCTGAGCTCAAAGAGTGTTCTCTGCCACTCACTATTTTGTCACAAAACAAGCAAGAATCAATGGCTGCTGTTATGCAAAAACATGATGCAACTCATGTGTCAGCGGTAATACCTCAAGACCAGGGCAAGGCTGATTCTCAAAGTTTGTTGCCCACACAGAAAGGTATGACGAATGATTACATCAAACCAAATGCACCGGATGTAAACCCCAATGAACATTTTGTAATCCCAAAAATTGAAATCATGGAGCCTGAGCTCAAAGAATGTACTCTGCCACCGGCTATTTTGtcacaaaacaatcaaaagtcGGAGTCTGCTATTATGCCAAAACATGATGCAACTCATGTGTCAGCGGTAATAACTCAAGACCAGGGCAAGGCTGATTCTCAAAGTTTGTTGCCCACGCAGAAAGGTATGACGAATGATTATAACAAACCAAATGCACCTGATGTAAACCCCAATGAACATTTTGTAATCCCAAAAATTGAAATCATGGAGCCTGAGCTCAAAGAGTGTACTCTGCCACCGACTATTTTGtcacaaaacaagcaaaaatcAGAGTCTGCTATTATGCCAAAACATGATGCAACTCATGTGTCCGTGGCAATGATCCAAGACCAGAGCATGGCTGATTCTTCAAGTTTGTTGCCCACGCAGAAAGGTATGCAAAATGATTATAACCTCTCACCCACAGATAAAGTAAAGGAAATTGCGCAATTAGGTGACAAGACAGAAACGTTTGAGCGAGATCAGGCTCGCATGAAAAGCAGTGAACAGCTCCCTCAGATGGACTTTGCATCAATTCCTCTTATAAGTGTTTCATGTACTGATGACAAGGAGGATGATGGTTATGTAAACACCCATGTTTCAGATACCCCACAGCCTTTCGAAACATCAGCAGTGCCTTCGTTTGTGGTCCCACCGATCTCTGTCACTTGTCATGAAAGTGATTCTGCACTCACACTGTCCACTCAAAGTgagtcagaaacagaaacttCTGCTGCCACGCAAAGAGGAACAAAGCATGATGTTGAAAATAGTATGACCATCAAGCCTGAAAAAACtcaaagcagaaaacagaacctagaagaaatgtcagaaaagatgATAAAAGAAAGCCCTTCCTCAATGCTATTTGAAGGTCTAATACCAAAGGTTGGTGAGAATGGGCCATCATTCAGTAAAACAACAGAAGACAACATTGTCCCTGAAACCCTGAAGACAAAACCCCTTAAAGAGCCCAAGATAGAAAACTCTGTGTCTGTTGAGGATCTTCAAAGAAACAGATCATCTGGTGAGAGACTCTGCTCTAAACCTCCGACACATCCATCACTGAGCCCGGCCAGTCTCCGCAAGTTCATGTCCAGATCTTCCCCAGACTCAGACACTGTCGGTGACCGTCAGAGTGACAAGGTGGATGATGATCTAAGCGGAGGCTCAACACCAACATCATCCCTCTCCTGTGAAAGCAGTCCCCGGCTGAAACGCAGAGACAGTCTGTCACTCATACGTTCTGCCACGCCTGAGGAGTTGGCATCCGGCGCCCGTCGCAAAATCTTCATCCCAAAACCTAAAGAAGATGTAGAAGGAGCAGTGGTTGGTGCACTCGACACTCAAGGCAAGAAAGAAAGCCCCTACATGTCACCCAGCCAGGCTCGCAGAGCCGCATTACTACAAGCTCCCACGGGGCAAAATACCCCACCAATGGAGAGGCGCTCTCCGCTGCTGAGCCGCAGGAAGGTCACCTTGGAGGTGCCAAAAGTCGTGGAGGAGACTCCCACAGAAGAACCAGTCAGCACCAAACGAGAGGAAAAACCAGCTGAGAAGAAGCTGGACCCTCTGAAAG CTCCACAGGTCATCCGTAAGATCAGGGGGGAGCCATTCCCGGATGCCTCTGGACACCTGAAGCTGTGGTGCCAGTTCTTCAACGTGCTCAGTGACTCCACCATAAAGTGGttcagagatgaggaagaaATACTAGAGTTGAAGAGAAG TGGAGGAGATGAAAGCCAAGTAGCTCTGGCTATTGTCCTAGCATCCAGCCAAGACTGTGGGGTATATGGCTGCTCGATCAGTAATGAATATGGGACTGACACCACTGACTTCCTGCTCAGCGAGGACA tTCTGTCTGAGATATTACTAAAAGATGATCTGGAAG ttGGAGAGGAGATCGAGATGACCCCGCTGTTGTTCAGTAGAGGGCTGGCTGACTCTGGCAACTGGGGCGACAAGTACTTTGGCCGCATCATGACCGAAGCTGTGAACATCGGAGAGGGATGCGCTCACAAAACCAGCAGAGTGAAGGTCATTTACGGCCTTGATCCCATCTTTGAGTCTGGAAGCGCTTGCATCATCAAAGTTCAAAACCCCATCCCCTATGGGACCAAACAGGAGAGCAACCTTGCCGAGAGAAATATAGAGATTACTAAGCAA GAATGCAAAGTCCAAAACATGATTCGGGAATACTGTAAAATCTTTGCTGCTGAAGCAAGAGTTATTGAGAACTTTGGCTGTTCACTAGA AGTGATTCCTCAGTATCTGATGTACCGGCCTGCAAACTCTGTGCCATATGCCACAGTAGAGGCCGATCTTAAGGGTGCCTTCCTTCGCTATTGTACGATGGATCCTAAAGGCAAGCTGATTACACGAACTGCTTCCGAGGTGGAGCAGAAATGCAGCACCCTCCAGCACTGGATCCATCAGTGGACGCATGGCAATTTGTTGGTCACTCGGCTAGATG GTGTTGAAACGAAGATTACAAATGTTAAAGTTGTGACCAAGTCTAAAGG ATACCAAGGACTGACGGAGTATGGCTCTCCTGAAGTATTCGAACAGTTCCTGACACACCATCAGTGCAACTACTACTGCGGACTTCTTGGCCTGAGGTCACTTAAGACTATGGATAGTCTGCAGCCCACCAAGATAAAGGGCTCCAGGAGCCCTCTGCTCAACCGCAAGTTGGGCTCTAACAGCCCACAGCTGCAGCGGAAAGGACAAAGCCCTCAGATGATAAGAAAAGCAAATTCTAGCCCAAAGGTACCCAGAAAAGTTCAGGAGACCGAGGACAATAAATCAGGTGCCAAACCCATGCCTGCAGAAACTGTTGATGTTCTTGAAATGAGGTAG
- the slc28a1 gene encoding sodium/nucleoside cotransporter 1, which yields MTERNGVQLKNVIQANGNGVDNKAFEIEEDNVIDTGSQNWEDKKTKKGLGSYLSQVSKPINATEDYIKAHSRTFKCIVLAILGAGYVAYFIAACVLDFQRAIGLVVLTSLAIFIKTYELLKQYKGERISRCFKPAVRCFKSNLKWLKWVFILAVVVLLVVWLALDTSKRPEQLISFGGVCMFVVLIFILSAHRTAVQWRPVFWGLGMQFCIGLFVIRTQPGLIAFEWLGQQVQIFLDYTKQGSSFVFGDLTADIFAFQALPIVVFFSSIMSVLYFLGIMQWLILKISWVMQITMGTSPTETLSVAGNIFVGQTEAPLLIRPYLKDMTKSEIHAVLTGGFATIAGSVMGAFISFGIDASSLISASVMAAPCALAISKLSYPETEESPFKSEGNIKVACGDEQNILEAASSGASASIGLVANIAANLIAFLAILGFINSALSWFGSMVGYPEVTFQLICSYVFMPIAFMMGVPYKDSFIVAELIGTKLFLNEFVAYQKLSELSGNRISGLGEESISVRSEIITTYALCGFANFSSLGIVIGGLSSICPSRRSDISSLVLRAMLTGTCVSLVNACIAGILFVPPLDCVELFKISAFNATNADVQTCCEDLFTSTLGNGTFEGSWSTVANATMYLSKCCQCCGLPTLNVCS from the exons CCAAGTTTCCAAGCCGATTAACGCCACAGAGGATTACATCAAGGCTCACTCGAGAACCTTCAAATGCATTGTGCTGGCCATACTTGGAGCAg GTTATGTGGCTTACTTCATTGCAGCCTGTGTATTGGACTTCCAGAGGGCCATTGGTCTTGTCGTCCTAACCAGTTTGGCTATCTTTATAAAAACGTATGAACTTTTGAAGCAGTACAAGGGCGAACGCATCAGTCGCTGTTTCAAGCCCGCAGTTAGATGCTTTAAATCCAACTTGAAATGGCTAAAATG GGTTTTCATCTTGGCTGTCGTGGTCCTGTTGGTGGTGTGGCTCGCCTTGGACACGAGCAAGCGTCCCGAGCAGCTTATCTCGTTTGGGGGTGTGTGCATGTTCGTTGTGCTTATATTCATCTTGTCAGCACACAGGACAGCG GTACAATGGAGGCCTGTGTTCTGGGGTCTCGGGATGCAGTTCTGCATTGGCCTTTTTGTCATAAGAACACAACCTGGACTCATTGCATTCGAATGGCTTGGACAACAAGTGCAG ATATTCCTTGACTATACCAAACAAGGGTCGTCGTTTGTTTTTGGGGATCTGACAGCAGACATCTTTGCCTTTCAA GCGTTGCCCATTGTTGTGTTCTTCAGCAGCATAATGTCGGTCCTTTACTTTCTGGGGATAATGCAGTGGCTCATTCTGAAG ATCTCATGGGTTATGCAGATAACGATGGGAACCTCTCCCACAGAGACCTTGAGTGTGGCAGGCAATATATTTGTTGGGCAG ACTGAGGCTCCGCTGCTGATCCGCCCCTACTTGAAGGACATGACTAAATCTGAGATCCATGCTGTTTTGACTGGCGGATTTGCCACAATTGCAGGCAGTGTCATGGGGGCATTCATCTCATTTGGG ATAGATGCATCTTCCTTGATATCAGCCTCTGTCATGGCTGCTCCTTGTGCCTTGGCCATCTCCAAGCTCTCTTAcccagagacagaggagagtcCCTTTAAGTCAGAGGGCAATATTAAAGTGGCTTGTGG AGATGAACAGAACATTCTGGAGGCTGCAAGCAGTGGAGCGTCTGCTTCAATAGGTCTTGTTGCCAACATTGCAGCAAATCTGATCGCCTTTCTCGCCATCCTCGGCTTCATAAATTCAGCTTTGAGTTGGTTTGGAAGTATGGTGGGATATCCTGAAGTGACATTTCAG CTGATTTGCTCTTACGTCTTCATGCCTATTGCCTTTATGATGGGAGTGCCATATAAAGACAGTTTCATCGTGGCTGAACTAATCGGCACAAAGCTCTTCCTCAATGAGTTTGTGGCTTATCAGAAATTATCTGAACTGAGTGGCAACAGGATCAGTGGACTTGGTGAAGAATCGATATCT GTCCGATCAGAAATTATCACCACCTATGCTCTTTGTGGGTTTGCCAATTTCAGCTCACTGGGCATTGTGATCGGAGGCCTGT CCTCTATATGCCCATCCAGAAGAAGTGATATCTCGTCTCTGGTGCTGAGAGCTATGCTCACTGGGACTTGTGTATCTCTTGTCAATGCTTGCATTGCAG GGATCCTATTTGTTCCTCCACTTGACTGTGTGGAGCTGTTCAAGATATCTGCTTTCAATGCCACAAATGCAGATGTACAAACTTGCTGTGAAGACCTCTTCACAAG CACTCTCGGCAATGGGACATTTGAAGGATCATGGAGCACAGTAGCAAATGCCACAATGTATTTGTCTAAATGTTGTCAGTGTTGTGGGCTTCCTACTCTGAACGTTTGTAgttag